From the genome of Desertibacillus haloalkaliphilus, one region includes:
- a CDS encoding ribonuclease J has protein sequence MSKQNTEKVRVFALGGVGEIGKNMYVVEVNEDLIVIDSGLMFPDDDMLGVDIVIPDISYLVENIERVKGIIVTHGHEDHIGGLPYVLRKLNVPVYGTKLTLGLVEEKLKEAGIRKSTKLQLIHSNSKVRIGAVNVSFFRTNHSIPDSVGVCIHTSQGSVVHTGDFKFDQTPVDGKQADMGKMAAIGEKGVLCLLSDSTNAERPGTTTSETVVGQGISEVFYQTQGRIIVTTFASNVHRIQQVLNAAVQARRKVVVTGRSMVKVISIAMKLGYLKAPKQLFIDIEEVNKYKDHQIAILTTGSQGEPMSALTRMAKGAHRQITIKPKDTVVISATPIPGNEKSVSKIIDYLYRIGANVVFGQKNAVHASGHGSQEELKLMLNLMRPKFFVPIHGEYRMQHAHSQLAQTVGIAPQNIFVIDKGEVVEMANGQARRSGKIPSGNVLIDGIGVGDVGNIVLRDRRLLSKDGILVVVVTLNKKSGEIVSGPDIISRGFVYVRESERLLDQANGIVTETLVRCVSENVSEWSSLKSNIREVLSRFLYEKTKRRPMILPIIMEV, from the coding sequence AGGATCTTATCGTTATTGATTCGGGTTTAATGTTCCCTGATGATGATATGCTTGGAGTAGATATTGTTATTCCAGACATTTCTTATCTTGTCGAGAACATTGAACGGGTGAAAGGAATTATTGTTACACATGGCCATGAGGACCATATTGGCGGACTCCCTTATGTGTTACGGAAGTTAAATGTACCTGTATATGGAACAAAACTAACGCTTGGACTTGTAGAGGAAAAGTTAAAAGAAGCAGGGATACGAAAGTCTACAAAGCTTCAGCTTATCCATTCCAATTCAAAAGTGAGAATCGGAGCAGTGAATGTATCGTTTTTTAGAACTAATCACAGCATTCCAGACTCTGTTGGTGTATGCATCCATACGTCACAAGGTTCTGTTGTACACACAGGTGACTTTAAGTTCGATCAAACTCCAGTCGATGGCAAGCAAGCAGATATGGGAAAGATGGCTGCGATTGGAGAAAAGGGTGTTCTTTGTTTATTATCTGATAGTACAAATGCCGAACGACCTGGAACAACGACGTCAGAAACTGTGGTTGGACAAGGAATCAGTGAAGTGTTTTACCAAACACAAGGTCGAATTATTGTTACGACATTCGCTTCTAACGTGCATCGGATCCAACAGGTTCTCAATGCAGCCGTTCAAGCGAGACGAAAAGTTGTAGTTACAGGAAGAAGTATGGTGAAAGTGATTTCAATTGCAATGAAGCTTGGCTATTTAAAAGCACCAAAACAGTTATTTATTGACATTGAAGAGGTTAACAAATACAAGGATCATCAAATTGCGATTTTAACCACAGGAAGCCAAGGTGAACCGATGTCAGCGTTAACACGAATGGCTAAGGGCGCACATCGACAAATTACCATTAAGCCGAAAGACACTGTTGTGATTTCTGCAACACCGATCCCAGGGAACGAAAAATCGGTATCTAAAATTATTGATTATTTATACAGGATCGGCGCAAATGTTGTTTTCGGACAAAAGAATGCCGTCCATGCTTCTGGACACGGAAGTCAAGAAGAGTTAAAACTGATGTTAAATCTAATGAGACCAAAATTCTTTGTTCCGATTCATGGTGAATATCGAATGCAGCATGCACATAGTCAGTTAGCTCAAACGGTTGGTATAGCCCCACAAAATATTTTCGTCATTGATAAAGGCGAAGTCGTTGAAATGGCGAATGGGCAAGCAAGGCGTTCGGGGAAAATACCTTCTGGAAACGTTTTGATTGATGGGATTGGTGTTGGTGATGTTGGCAATATCGTGTTGCGAGACCGGCGCCTACTTTCAAAAGATGGTATTTTAGTGGTTGTTGTGACGTTAAACAAAAAGTCTGGTGAGATTGTTTCTGGTCCTGATATTATTTCACGAGGTTTTGTCTATGTGCGAGAATCAGAAAGGTTATTGGACCAAGCAAATGGGATCGTGACCGAGACACTCGTTCGCTGTGTAAGTGAAAACGTGAGTGAATGGTCGTCTTTAAAAAGCAATATTCGCGAAGTATTAAGTCGTTTCTTATATGAGAAAACAAAACGTAGACCAATGATTTTACCAATTATAATGGAAGTATAA
- a CDS encoding ClpP family protease codes for MTEQNDNQPQQPQQPAQPQQPPQGGQPQNGILNKIQELGQTNVPDMDQSNIHCITIVGQIEGHTQLPPQNKTTKYEHIIPQLVAAEQNPKIEGLLLILNTVGGDVEAGLAIAEMISSMSKPTVTLVLGGGHSIGVPIAVSADHSYIAETATMTIHPVRLTGLVIGVPQTFEYLDKMQERVISFVTKNSGIEEEKFKELMLSKGNLTRDIGTNVVGTDAVSYGLINEVGGIGPALQKLNQLISDNKPAQKDLMQ; via the coding sequence ATGACAGAGCAAAATGACAATCAACCGCAACAGCCGCAACAGCCTGCGCAACCTCAGCAGCCACCACAAGGCGGGCAACCGCAAAATGGGATTTTAAATAAAATTCAGGAGTTAGGTCAAACAAATGTACCTGATATGGACCAATCGAATATTCATTGTATTACGATCGTAGGTCAAATCGAGGGGCATACACAATTGCCTCCACAAAATAAAACAACGAAATACGAGCATATCATTCCGCAATTAGTCGCAGCGGAACAAAACCCTAAAATTGAAGGACTTTTATTAATCCTTAATACTGTTGGGGGTGACGTTGAGGCGGGGTTAGCGATTGCAGAGATGATTTCATCGATGTCAAAGCCAACGGTAACGCTTGTTTTAGGTGGTGGTCACTCCATTGGTGTACCGATAGCGGTATCTGCTGATCACTCCTATATCGCGGAAACGGCAACCATGACAATTCATCCTGTTCGTTTAACAGGGTTAGTCATTGGTGTCCCGCAAACATTTGAATACTTAGATAAAATGCAGGAACGTGTGATTAGTTTTGTAACCAAAAACTCAGGCATTGAGGAAGAAAAATTCAAAGAGTTAATGTTATCAAAAGGCAATTTAACTCGTGATATTGGAACGAATGTTGTTGGTACAGATGCCGTTTCATACGGGTTAATTAACGAGGTTGGAGGTATTGGACCGGCTCTACAGAAATTAAATCAATTAATCAGTGATAATAAGCCAGCACAAAAGGATTTGATGCAATGA
- a CDS encoding YlzJ-like family protein, with amino-acid sequence MILYTMMPEELIFPHDHESFNKQKTLEVEGGLLVVEQVNPNEYQVVRLISSDPAQYMNQKYSPGNVINVGPQLS; translated from the coding sequence ATGATCTTGTATACGATGATGCCAGAAGAGTTAATCTTTCCACATGATCATGAGTCTTTCAACAAACAGAAAACGCTTGAGGTTGAGGGTGGCCTCTTAGTTGTTGAGCAAGTTAACCCAAATGAATACCAAGTGGTCCGTTTAATTAGCTCTGACCCCGCGCAATATATGAATCAAAAGTATAGTCCTGGAAATGTCATTAATGTTGGCCCTCAACTTTCTTA